One stretch of Nomascus leucogenys isolate Asia chromosome 9, Asia_NLE_v1, whole genome shotgun sequence DNA includes these proteins:
- the LOC115836709 gene encoding uncharacterized protein LOC115836709 produces the protein MGTGPPGQAAVLGGRGSDAAAFPFSCPRPCSAASSSSLGPRRRRLSLGAPRVSSLHQGRADPQGPSRKVRGCCRFPQLLVAIFNPPPPPPPPAFSTSRWLSD, from the coding sequence ATGGGAACCGGTCCGCCGGGCCAGGCAGCGGTGCTAGGCGGCAGGGGTAGCGACGCCGCCGcctttcccttctcctgcccCCGTCCCTGCTCCGCCGCGTCCTCGTCCTCGCTGggtccccgccgccgccgcctcagcCTCGGCGCTCCTCGGGTTTCTTCTCTCCATCAAGGCCGGGCCGACCCGCAGGGACCATCCCGGAAAGTGAGGGGTTGTTGCCGTTTCCCGCAGCTGTTGGTGGCCATCTttaatcctcctcctcctcctcctcctcctgctttctcCACCTCCCGCTGGCTGTCTGACTGA